The following are encoded together in the Campylobacter devanensis genome:
- a CDS encoding fumarate reductase iron-sulfur subunit, whose product MSRKIKIRAFKYNPQSKVSKPHFAEYELEETDGMTLFIALNQIREKFDPGLSFDFVCRAGICGSCGMVVNGRPQLACRTLTKDYPSGVIELMPLPAFKLLKDLSVDTGNWMNNMSKRVESWIHSNHTTDISKMEEKVDPDAAQETFELDRCIECGICVASCGTALMRPDFIGAVGLNRVARFKVDPLDNRTDEDFYELVGDDNGVFGCMSLLGCEDNCPKHLPLQSKIAYMRRKLATVK is encoded by the coding sequence ATGAGTAGAAAAATAAAAATTAGAGCATTTAAATACAATCCTCAAAGTAAAGTTAGCAAACCGCACTTTGCTGAGTATGAACTAGAAGAAACCGATGGTATGACACTTTTCATCGCATTAAATCAAATTCGTGAAAAATTTGATCCGGGTCTTAGCTTTGACTTTGTCTGTCGTGCTGGTATATGTGGAAGCTGCGGTATGGTTGTAAATGGTCGCCCACAACTAGCTTGTAGAACTCTTACAAAAGACTATCCAAGTGGCGTTATCGAGCTTATGCCACTACCTGCATTTAAACTACTTAAAGACTTAAGCGTTGATACAGGTAACTGGATGAATAATATGAGTAAAAGAGTTGAGAGTTGGATACACTCAAATCACACTACTGATATTAGCAAAATGGAAGAAAAAGTAGATCCAGACGCAGCTCAAGAGACCTTTGAGCTTGATCGTTGTATCGAGTGTGGTATCTGCGTAGCAAGTTGCGGAACGGCTCTTATGAGACCTGACTTTATCGGTGCTGTGGGGCTTAACCGTGTGGCTAGGTTTAAAGTTGATCCACTAGATAATAGAACAGATGAAGATTTCTATGAGCTTGTAGGTGATGATAATGGGGTCTTTGGTTGTATGAGTCTTTTAGGTTGTGAAGACAACTGCCCTAAACACTTGCCACTTCAAAGCAAAATCGCATATATGAGACGCAAATTAGCTACTGTAAAATAA
- a CDS encoding tetratricopeptide repeat protein, which produces MKKIAIIIMLLFSIGVAKDSNLNPKELEINCNKGDMASCILLGGLYYQGQGVRQDYNKAVQLLQKACDDGNAAGCGMLGVLYEVGYGVRQNSITAKDLYGKACDMGLQKGCDDYARLNQ; this is translated from the coding sequence ATGAAAAAAATCGCCATAATCATTATGCTGCTTTTTAGCATAGGTGTAGCTAAAGATTCTAATCTCAATCCAAAAGAACTAGAAATTAATTGCAATAAAGGCGACATGGCATCTTGTATTCTTCTTGGTGGTTTATATTATCAAGGTCAAGGTGTAAGGCAAGATTATAATAAAGCTGTTCAGCTCTTACAAAAAGCCTGCGATGATGGAAATGCTGCGGGTTGCGGTATGCTTGGAGTTTTATATGAAGTAGGTTACGGGGTAAGACAGAATAGTATTACGGCTAAAGATCTTTATGGCAAAGCTTGTGATATGGGTTTACAAAAGGGTTGCGATGATTACGCAAGATTAAATCAATAA
- a CDS encoding oxidoreductase: MSILFESIKVGNFTLPNRIAMPPMCVYKARDYSGLPRCFHRLHYPARSLGGVGFIIVEATAVSPEGCISKNDLGLWSDNQIEAHAKLNYEIKKYTCQTTAIQLGHAGAKGTCGNILSPSGICFSPEYQHPKTLNTQEIYEIITKFKDAAIRAKAANYDIVEIHAAHGYLISEFLSPLTNKRDDEFGGSIDNRMRLLSLIAQEISPIIPFGVRISADDWEVGGNTIEDSKIIAKKCAELGACYISVSAGGVVSKPSLVPELKPMYQADYAKAIKEVVNIPVIGVGLITTKEQGEQMIEGGYCDIVAYGRELLRNPNFALYAAASEGKNEIIDFSYQRAF; the protein is encoded by the coding sequence ATGTCTATATTATTTGAATCTATTAAAGTTGGTAATTTCACACTTCCAAACCGTATAGCTATGCCGCCAATGTGTGTTTATAAGGCTAGGGATTATAGCGGATTGCCACGATGTTTTCATAGATTACACTATCCGGCTAGATCGCTTGGTGGAGTTGGATTTATCATCGTTGAAGCCACAGCGGTATCACCAGAGGGTTGTATATCTAAAAATGATTTAGGCTTATGGAGTGATAATCAAATAGAAGCACACGCAAAATTAAATTACGAAATCAAAAAATACACTTGCCAAACTACAGCCATACAGCTAGGACACGCCGGAGCTAAGGGAACTTGTGGTAATATATTAAGTCCTAGCGGAATATGCTTTAGCCCTGAATACCAGCATCCAAAGACGCTAAACACTCAAGAAATTTATGAAATCATAACTAAATTTAAAGATGCCGCTATAAGAGCCAAGGCTGCTAATTATGATATTGTAGAGATACACGCAGCGCATGGGTATTTGATTAGCGAGTTTTTAAGCCCATTAACCAATAAGCGAGATGATGAATTTGGCGGAAGTATAGATAATAGAATGCGACTTCTAAGCTTGATTGCTCAAGAGATTTCACCTATTATCCCATTTGGTGTTCGCATTAGTGCTGATGATTGGGAGGTGGGCGGAAATACCATAGAAGATAGCAAAATCATAGCCAAAAAATGCGCTGAACTAGGTGCTTGCTATATTAGTGTATCGGCCGGTGGCGTGGTATCTAAGCCAAGCCTAGTTCCAGAACTTAAGCCTATGTATCAAGCAGATTATGCAAAGGCTATTAAAGAGGTGGTAAATATACCAGTTATTGGAGTAGGATTAATCACTACAAAAGAGCAGGGCGAGCAGATGATAGAGGGCGGATACTGCGATATAGTAGCATATGGTAGGGAGCTTTTACGCAATCCAAATTTCGCTCTATACGCAGCTGCAAGTGAAGGGAAAAATGAGATTATAGACTTCTCATACCAAAGGGCATTTTAA
- the murC gene encoding UDP-N-acetylmuramate--L-alanine ligase yields the protein MKKVHFIGIGGIGISAIARFLKERDFIISGSDIADSAITKELRASGMKITVPHCKSAIEDPDFVVYSAAIKGDNVELLEARKRGIECLSRKEALPFILEGKRVFAVAGAHGKSTTSAMLAALMEGSAIIGAISKEFGSNMKYEASDNLIFEADESDSSFLNSNPFLAIVTNAEPEHMEHYDNDIEKFHAAYKGFLERAKIRIINAEDEFLSTIKMDAIRLEKGDITNLQMVLRNYEPYTSFHLKGLGKFEAWGMGEHIAVDASLAILAANSMMGLEEVRENLKKFKGIKKRFDILVANEKFALIDDYGHHPTEIKATLKSAKEYAKLLGLESITAIFQPHRYSRLMANLDGFKECFSDVDELVVLPVYAAGEEPNNIDLKSEFKGALFADNIKRNGNSIEFFDNFGVKHSLASGLVIGFGAGDISYQLRGER from the coding sequence ATGAAAAAAGTTCATTTCATCGGTATTGGTGGGATTGGTATCTCAGCTATTGCTAGATTTTTAAAAGAACGTGATTTTATAATCAGTGGCTCAGATATTGCTGATAGTGCTATTACTAAAGAGCTTAGAGCCAGCGGTATGAAAATCACCGTACCACACTGTAAAAGTGCTATTGAAGATCCTGATTTTGTCGTATATAGTGCTGCAATTAAAGGTGATAATGTAGAACTTTTAGAGGCTAGAAAGCGTGGCATTGAGTGCCTATCAAGGAAGGAGGCTTTGCCGTTTATTTTAGAGGGTAAAAGAGTCTTTGCTGTAGCTGGAGCACATGGTAAAAGCACAACTTCAGCTATGCTTGCAGCCCTTATGGAAGGTAGTGCTATAATTGGTGCTATAAGTAAAGAATTTGGCTCAAATATGAAGTATGAAGCTAGTGATAATTTGATATTTGAAGCTGATGAGAGTGATAGTAGCTTTTTAAATTCCAATCCATTTTTAGCTATTGTAACAAATGCTGAACCTGAACATATGGAGCATTATGATAATGATATTGAGAAATTTCATGCTGCTTATAAGGGCTTTTTAGAAAGAGCTAAGATTCGTATTATTAATGCTGAAGATGAGTTTTTAAGCACTATTAAAATGGACGCTATTAGATTAGAAAAGGGTGATATAACCAATCTTCAAATGGTGCTTAGAAATTATGAGCCATATACTAGCTTTCATCTCAAAGGACTTGGTAAATTCGAGGCTTGGGGTATGGGAGAGCATATCGCTGTGGATGCGAGTCTTGCTATTTTGGCGGCTAATTCTATGATGGGACTTGAAGAAGTTAGGGAAAATCTTAAGAAATTTAAAGGGATAAAAAAGCGATTTGATATCTTAGTTGCTAATGAAAAGTTTGCCTTAATCGATGATTATGGTCATCATCCTACAGAGATTAAAGCGACTCTAAAAAGTGCTAAAGAGTATGCAAAGCTGCTTGGACTTGAGAGCATTACAGCGATATTCCAACCACATAGATACTCAAGATTGATGGCAAATTTAGATGGATTTAAAGAGTGTTTTAGCGATGTTGATGAGCTTGTGGTATTGCCTGTTTATGCCGCTGGTGAAGAGCCAAATAATATAGATTTAAAGAGCGAGTTTAAGGGCGCTTTATTTGCTGATAACATTAAACGCAACGGCAATAGTATTGAATTTTTTGATAATTTTGGCGTTAAACATAGCTTAGCTAGTGGCCTTGTGATTGGTTTTGGTGCTGGAGATATCAGCTATCAGCTAAGAGGCGAGAGATGA
- a CDS encoding carbon-nitrogen hydrolase family protein — MSKVAALQLYTLAMSDSRIDHYLNLAAKGGASVVVLGEYVINSFFNEVIKMPKSMIKEQSEHKKTSLSAMANRYNLTIIAPLLQIKGKECKKVVAKFSPQSTKYEEQNILIDYPHWNEAKFYSKKDSFGIMSFSVDRIKFGVVFGFEAHFDRIWAEIVAKKVDCVLLPSACTLNSNERWNELLKMRALTNNIYIVRVNRLGKTKFGEVESEFYGQTMLINPHGEIESSLDANEGMLMCDIDKKLITQARSIWKFRQKAEALLGLNI, encoded by the coding sequence GTGAGTAAGGTAGCAGCTTTACAGTTGTATACTTTGGCTATGAGCGATTCAAGAATCGATCATTATTTAAATTTAGCAGCTAAAGGTGGCGCTAGCGTAGTAGTGCTTGGCGAGTATGTGATAAATTCGTTTTTTAATGAGGTTATAAAGATGCCAAAATCTATGATAAAAGAGCAGAGCGAACACAAAAAGACTAGCCTTTCAGCCATGGCAAATAGATATAATCTAACGATAATAGCCCCACTTTTACAAATCAAAGGCAAAGAGTGTAAAAAGGTCGTAGCTAAATTCAGCCCACAAAGCACAAAATATGAAGAGCAAAATATCTTAATAGACTATCCGCACTGGAATGAAGCGAAATTCTACTCTAAAAAAGATAGCTTTGGTATAATGAGTTTTAGTGTTGATAGGATTAAATTTGGGGTTGTTTTTGGCTTTGAGGCGCATTTTGATCGAATTTGGGCTGAGATTGTAGCTAAAAAGGTCGATTGCGTGTTATTGCCAAGTGCTTGTACGCTAAATTCTAATGAGCGATGGAATGAACTTTTAAAGATGAGAGCGCTTACAAATAATATATATATCGTTCGTGTAAATCGTCTTGGCAAAACTAAATTTGGCGAGGTTGAGAGTGAGTTTTATGGGCAAACTATGCTTATAAATCCACATGGGGAGATCGAGAGTAGTCTAGATGCAAATGAAGGAATGCTAATGTGTGATATAGATAAAAAGCTAATTACACAAGCTCGCTCAATATGGAAATTCCGTCAAAAAGCTGAAGCGTTATTAGGATTAAATATATGA
- the xseB gene encoding exodeoxyribonuclease VII small subunit, producing MSESFENKIDKIEKLLESLNNENLALSDSIKLYKDGLKLVNEARAMLENAKLEITQIGEESE from the coding sequence ATGAGTGAGAGTTTTGAAAATAAAATAGATAAAATTGAGAAGCTTTTAGAGAGTTTAAATAATGAGAATTTAGCGCTTAGTGATAGTATAAAACTATATAAAGATGGACTAAAGCTAGTAAATGAAGCTAGAGCTATGCTAGAAAATGCTAAGCTAGAGATTACTCAAATAGGAGAAGAGAGTGAGTAA
- the metX gene encoding homoserine O-acetyltransferase MetX encodes MEIYRAVEHFDEPLHLESGRILSEFDLAYECYGKLNENKSNAIVVCHALTGSAHAAGIYEGDRKAGWWDGVIGDGKIIDTTKYFVICVNILGSSFGSTNPLSIEPSTKKEYRLRFPVLVISDVVRAQMRLFDRLGIKEAYAVVGGSLGGMQALCFAIEFPNFAKRVIMLATTYATKAWAIAFNKIAIEGIVNDPNFKGGYYNKDDIEANGLTGMALGRMAGHISFLSPATMDKKFGRKYVETDGLYELLGRFEVDRYMEYNGNNFPKRFDPLSYLYVVKMMNNFDCTRHYGSLNEALMLTRARLTFISFSGDILFPPNLMLEMYEALVKIGQGHRGSYICVDSDYGHDAFLVEIDKIEKHIKKALDE; translated from the coding sequence GTGGAAATATATAGAGCTGTAGAGCATTTTGATGAGCCATTGCATTTAGAGAGCGGGCGAATTTTAAGCGAATTTGATTTAGCTTATGAGTGCTATGGCAAACTAAATGAGAATAAAAGCAATGCTATAGTCGTATGCCATGCACTCACTGGTTCAGCTCATGCTGCTGGAATTTATGAAGGCGATAGAAAAGCTGGCTGGTGGGATGGTGTAATAGGTGATGGAAAGATTATTGACACTACTAAATATTTTGTTATCTGTGTAAATATTTTAGGAAGTTCATTTGGCTCTACAAATCCTCTAAGTATAGAGCCAAGTACTAAAAAAGAGTATAGACTACGATTCCCTGTTCTTGTAATTAGCGATGTTGTTAGGGCGCAAATGAGACTATTTGATAGGCTAGGAATTAAAGAAGCATATGCAGTAGTAGGTGGTAGCCTTGGGGGAATGCAAGCTTTGTGCTTTGCTATAGAGTTTCCAAATTTCGCCAAAAGAGTGATAATGCTAGCTACTACTTACGCTACTAAAGCTTGGGCTATTGCTTTTAATAAAATAGCTATTGAAGGGATAGTAAATGATCCAAATTTCAAAGGTGGTTACTATAATAAAGATGATATAGAGGCAAATGGCTTAACAGGCATGGCGCTTGGTAGAATGGCTGGGCATATTAGCTTTCTTAGCCCTGCTACAATGGATAAAAAATTTGGTAGAAAATATGTAGAAACTGATGGATTATACGAGCTTTTAGGTAGATTTGAAGTAGATAGGTATATGGAGTATAATGGCAATAATTTCCCTAAAAGATTTGATCCATTATCATATTTATATGTTGTTAAGATGATGAATAATTTCGATTGTACTAGGCACTATGGCTCACTTAATGAAGCTTTGATGCTTACTCGTGCTAGGCTAACATTTATCTCATTTAGTGGGGATATTTTGTTTCCGCCAAATTTGATGCTTGAGATGTATGAAGCGCTAGTTAAGATAGGTCAAGGGCATAGAGGAAGTTATATATGCGTTGATAGTGATTATGGACATGACGCATTTTTAGTCGAGATAGATAAGATAGAAAAACATATTAAAAAGGCATTAGATGAGTGA
- the guaB gene encoding IMP dehydrogenase → MKIIKRALTFEDVLLVPQYSDILPKQVDIRSKFSKNIELNIPIVSAAMDTVTEHRTAIMMARLGGIGVIHKNMDLESQVKEVKKVKKSESGVIMDPISITADASIKDALELMSDYRISGVPVIDENSVLIGILTNRDLRFEHNYSKKVGEVMTKTPLITAPSGCTLDDAQKIFSTNKVEKLPIVDKNGKLEGLITIKDLKKRKEYPNANKDKFGRLRVAAAIGVGQIDRAKALAEAGVDALVMDSAHGHSKGIIDTLKEIKSQITGVDIIVGNVANPKAVIDLIKAGADGVKVGIGPGSICTTRIVAGVGVPQITAISDCAEAAKEFNVPIIADGGIKYSGDFAKALAAGASCIMVGSLLAGCDESPGELVTFQGRQYKSYRGMGSIGAMTRGSSDRYFQEGTAQDKLVPEGIEGRVPYAGTIRDVIHQLVGGLRSSMGYCGSNDIKTFQEKAEFVEITSAGLKESHAHDVIITQEAPNYRVN, encoded by the coding sequence ATGAAAATCATAAAACGAGCCTTAACATTTGAAGATGTTTTATTAGTCCCACAATACTCTGATATCTTACCAAAACAAGTAGATATCAGATCTAAATTTAGTAAAAATATCGAGTTAAATATACCTATAGTCTCAGCAGCGATGGATACAGTTACAGAGCATAGAACGGCTATTATGATGGCTAGACTTGGTGGAATTGGGGTTATACATAAAAATATGGATCTAGAATCACAAGTAAAAGAGGTAAAAAAGGTCAAAAAAAGCGAAAGTGGCGTAATAATGGATCCTATATCAATCACCGCTGATGCTAGTATCAAAGATGCTTTGGAGTTAATGAGTGATTATAGAATTTCAGGTGTGCCAGTAATTGATGAAAATAGTGTATTAATAGGGATTTTAACAAATCGTGATTTGAGATTTGAGCATAATTATAGTAAAAAAGTAGGCGAAGTGATGACAAAAACCCCACTCATCACCGCTCCATCGGGATGTACTTTAGATGATGCACAAAAGATATTTTCTACAAATAAAGTTGAAAAGCTACCTATAGTAGATAAAAATGGTAAATTAGAAGGTTTAATAACCATTAAAGATCTTAAAAAACGCAAAGAGTATCCAAACGCTAATAAAGATAAATTTGGTCGCCTTAGAGTTGCTGCAGCAATTGGCGTTGGTCAAATAGATAGAGCCAAAGCTTTAGCCGAAGCTGGGGTTGATGCTTTGGTGATGGATTCTGCTCATGGCCATAGCAAAGGGATTATAGATACCTTAAAAGAGATTAAATCTCAAATAACTGGAGTAGATATCATAGTAGGTAATGTAGCTAATCCAAAAGCGGTAATTGATCTAATCAAAGCCGGAGCTGATGGAGTGAAGGTAGGTATTGGGCCAGGTTCGATATGTACTACTAGAATTGTAGCAGGAGTTGGGGTGCCACAAATTACAGCTATTAGCGATTGTGCTGAGGCGGCTAAGGAATTTAATGTGCCTATTATAGCTGATGGTGGTATTAAATATAGCGGTGATTTTGCAAAAGCATTAGCAGCTGGTGCTAGCTGCATTATGGTAGGTAGCTTGCTTGCAGGGTGCGATGAGAGTCCAGGTGAGCTAGTAACATTCCAAGGGCGTCAATATAAAAGTTATAGAGGTATGGGAAGTATAGGTGCGATGACTAGAGGAAGTAGCGATAGATATTTTCAAGAAGGCACCGCTCAAGATAAGCTAGTTCCTGAAGGGATCGAAGGCCGTGTGCCATATGCTGGGACGATCCGTGATGTAATCCATCAGCTAGTAGGCGGATTGAGAAGTTCAATGGGATATTGTGGTAGCAATGATATTAAAACTTTTCAAGAGAAGGCTGAGTTTGTAGAGATCACAAGTGCAGGATTAAAAGAGAGCCATGCTCACGATGTTATCATAACTCAAGAAGCACCAAATTATAGAGTAAATTAG
- the gatA gene encoding Asp-tRNA(Asn)/Glu-tRNA(Gln) amidotransferase subunit GatA: protein MISLKEAMKLSSSDLELLRKELINKIEKTKEIGAYVEQLTNSPIDESFAGVPIAIKDNIQVKNWAITSCSKILQGYKAPYNATVIEKLILAGLAPFGRTNMDEFAMGSTTESSYYGRTLNPLDHSRVPGGSSGGSAAAVAAGIAIAALGSDTGGSIRQPAAFCGCVGFKPTYGRVSRYGLSAYSSSLDQIGPITQNVEDAAILYDVIAGHDKLDSTSANVDFTPVAPNLNPNRKLKIAVIKNYVDEASAPVKDALNSTIDKLKNAGHEICYKELANSKYDIAAYYIIATAEASANLSRYDGVRYGNRAKADSLGQMYANTRGEGFGAEVQRRMLLGTFVLSSGYYDDYYIKAQKARAFIKREYDEILNEVDIILMPVAPSVAYKFGELKDPLSAYLSDIYTIGVNLAGLPAITVPVSNDENGLNISAQLIGGAWQEQTVLDAALSLENIIKGK from the coding sequence GTGATAAGTCTAAAAGAGGCTATGAAGTTAAGTTCTAGCGATCTAGAGCTACTTCGTAAAGAGCTGATTAATAAAATAGAAAAAACTAAAGAGATAGGTGCATATGTTGAGCAATTGACAAATAGTCCAATTGATGAGAGTTTTGCTGGTGTGCCAATTGCTATAAAAGATAATATTCAAGTAAAAAATTGGGCAATTACAAGCTGTTCAAAAATTTTACAAGGCTACAAAGCACCATATAACGCAACTGTAATTGAGAAGCTAATCTTAGCTGGTTTAGCTCCATTTGGTAGAACAAATATGGATGAGTTTGCTATGGGAAGCACTACTGAGAGTTCATATTATGGTAGAACGCTAAATCCGCTTGATCACTCTAGAGTTCCAGGCGGAAGTAGTGGCGGAAGCGCAGCGGCCGTAGCAGCCGGTATAGCTATAGCGGCTCTTGGTAGTGATACGGGTGGTAGCATACGCCAACCAGCGGCGTTTTGCGGTTGTGTGGGCTTTAAACCTACATATGGTAGGGTTAGTCGATATGGACTTAGTGCCTATTCTAGTAGCTTAGATCAGATTGGGCCAATTACGCAAAATGTAGAAGATGCTGCAATATTATATGATGTTATTGCTGGACATGATAAACTAGATAGCACTAGTGCAAATGTAGATTTTACTCCAGTGGCTCCAAATTTAAATCCAAATAGAAAATTAAAAATAGCTGTAATTAAAAACTATGTTGATGAAGCAAGCGCTCCAGTTAAAGATGCATTAAATTCAACCATAGATAAGTTAAAAAATGCCGGTCATGAAATTTGCTATAAAGAGTTAGCTAATTCTAAATATGATATTGCCGCATATTATATCATTGCTACAGCTGAGGCTAGTGCAAATTTGAGTCGCTATGATGGTGTAAGATATGGCAATAGAGCCAAGGCTGATAGCTTAGGGCAGATGTATGCGAATACTAGGGGTGAGGGCTTTGGAGCTGAAGTTCAGCGTAGAATGCTTCTTGGGACATTTGTTTTAAGTAGCGGCTACTATGATGATTACTATATAAAAGCACAAAAGGCAAGAGCATTTATCAAGCGTGAATATGATGAGATTTTAAATGAAGTAGATATAATTTTAATGCCAGTTGCGCCATCTGTGGCATATAAATTTGGTGAATTAAAAGATCCTTTGAGTGCGTATTTGAGTGATATTTATACAATTGGAGTGAATTTAGCAGGCCTTCCAGCTATCACTGTGCCAGTATCAAATGATGAAAATGGATTAAATATTTCCGCTCAATTAATTGGTGGAGCGTGGCAAGAACAGACAGTTTTAGACGCAGCTTTAAGCTTAGAGAATATAATAAAAGGAAAATAG